The following are encoded in a window of Sminthopsis crassicaudata isolate SCR6 chromosome 3, ASM4859323v1, whole genome shotgun sequence genomic DNA:
- the ZNF541 gene encoding zinc finger protein 541 isoform X3: MDQYSLGDDGALQSEMHLPGFSESQGLNCSDTLNRDLCPNTRDLLYAGLSSLDLDPGLPTPDMASEALEDNLDALSLYSGKEGDSAKLLEEYADSDSQPSLQDLGLGVLKASKEADEGGRTSSGSARKGKRQHSSPQNPFLDCSLCGKVFSSASSLSKHYLTHSQERKHVCKICSKAFKRQDHLTGHMLTHQKTKPFVCIEQGCSKSYCDYRSLRRHYEVQHGLCILKEAPPEEEACGDSPHAHEAAGQAGPSSLRTLVPSEARSPSSLLPNRDLLRCIVSSIVHQKLPSPGPATAGAPDVDGRGSLCPCPSSAGSVSCTPANALAPTGALGIEPPEEPRPPRKDPPPSDMFTVIHSGNLAAMAPGGENGASDPADSELPFLPLPSAGLESWSDGGTLPCLPLFRGQAVSASSQPSSHNFQWVRNLPGCPKSKGNSVYVVHKPAPVPARDGSEPGPGPGPVSPLLDPLAAPAGAGPEDVLSFPPTLLKAPGDTLSDARFAGGEDSSWPAQRNKYECEPFPWQNPGELGLQDVQKPSGLPPESTPLFRQLFLKSQESLVSHEQMQVFQMITKSQRIFSHTQVAAAPSQLPLPETKQALLKPLQGVWQQPLAPGADSFHALPGNPEQEGSPARRRKTQALFPRESSPGSTRRDSKGGPKVAPALPSLGSSLDPCGNPDASMTKQLRSAKGSVGLGDVFSPAHPRPSPSGVEEPAGGQFHSKLSQTENGAPSASKGDKSQTCAREMGYRLFSGSTRAQRFSGFRKDKVKMDMCCAASPSQVAMASFSSAGASAEPTRDMKSKLTIFNRIQGGNIYRLPNPVRDESLVTGCNQLNGVSPDWTEPRSTYVCKNCSQMFYTEKGLSSHMCFHSDQWPSPRGRQEQQVYNTEYCKPQRLVLRPEGDGQSPPGAKRPLEDLAAAPLVTPVSVPVPAGSRPPGSLTKGHERAGREERDTKETSQHRKRKKRPQPKALFIPPPPSVFGEIQPGPGGCYQSCLRSPVFLVDHLLKGLFQCSPYTPPPMLSPIREGSGLYFNTLFSTSAHSGPERLYGAVLDQVDGSFGIAVVKDDTKISIEPHINIGSRFQAEIPKPREISLAEGDQHGASLVWKPWGDVMTNPDTQERVTELCNVACSSVMPGGGTNLELALHCLHEAQGDIRDALETLLLRGPQKAPSHPLADYRYTGSDIWTPVEKRLFKKAFCAHKKDFYLIHKTVSCSPRDRLSHRPTPELKIKTKSYKREANVTSSPTIGPKRTPEPPGSAESQGVFPCRECERVFDKIKSRNAHMKRHRLQEHVEPLVRMKWPVKPFRSEPRDEEEEEEAGAEGGPLRW, from the exons ATGGACCAGTACAGCCTTGGGGATGATGGTGCCCTTCAGTCAGAGATGCATCTTCCTGGATTTTCAGAGAGCCAGGGGCTGAACTGCAGTGACACCCTCAATCGGGATCTGTGCCCCAACACAAGAGACCTGCTCTATGCTGGCCTGAGCAGCTTAGACCTGGACCCGGGCCTCCCAACACCAGATATGGCCAGTGAGGCTCTGGAGGACAACCTTGATGCCCTCTCTTTGTattcagggaaggagggagactcGGCAAAGCTGTTGGAGGAATATGCTGACTCAGACTCACAGCCTTCCTTGCAGG ATCTGGGGCTGGGCGTTCTGAAGGCTTCTAAAGAAGCAGATGAAGGAGGCAGGACCAGCTCGGGCAGTGCCAGGAAAGGAAAACGGCAGCACAGCTCCCCCCAGAACCCGTTCCTGGATTGCAGCCTCTGTGGAAAGGTGTTCAGCAGCGCCAGCTCCCTTAGCAAACACTACTTGACGCACAGCCAGGAGAGGAAACACGTCTGCAAAATCTGCAGCAAGGCCTTTAAGCGTCAGGACCACCT GACTGGACACATGCTGACCCATCAGAAAACCAAACCTTTTGTGTGCATTGAGCAGGGCTGCAGCAAGAGCTACTGTGATTATCGTTCCCTGCGCCGACACTATGAGGTGCAGCATGGCCTGTGTATCCTGAAGGAGGCCCCTCCAGAAGAGGAAGCCTGTGGGGACTCCCCCCATGCCCACGAGGCCGCCGGCCAGGCCGGGCCCAGCAGCCTCCGAACCCTGGTGCCCTCCGAGGCCCGCTCCCCCAGCTCCCTCCTGCCCAACCGAGATCTCCTGCGGTGCATTGTGAGCAGCATTGTCCACCAGAAGCTCCCCTCACCCGGCCCAGCCACTGCAGGGGCACCAGATGTGGATGGGAGGGGCTCACTGTGCCCCTGTCCATCCAGTGCGGGCTCTGTCTCCTGTACTCCTGCCAATGCCCTGGCACCCACGGGAGCCCTGGGCATTGAGCCTCCCGAGGAGCCTCGTCCCCCAAGAAAGGATCCGCCCCCCTCTGACATGTTCACGGTTATCCACTCGGGGAACCTGGCAGCCATGGCCCCAGGGGGAGAGAATGGAGCCTCTGACCCAGCCGATTCAGAACTGCCTTTTCTCCCACTCCCGTCTGCTGGGCTGGAAAGTTGGTCCGATGGGGGGACCCTGCCTTGCCTGCCTCTCTTCCGGGGCCAGGCGGTCTCAGCCAGCTCCCAGCCATCTAGTCACAACTTCCAGTGGGTCAGGAACCTGCCTGGCTGCCCCAAGAGCAAAGGGAACAGTGTCTATGTGGTCCACAAGCCGGCTCCGGTACCTGCCCGGGACGGCTCCGAGCCGGGGCCCGGGCCCGGGCCTGTGTCCCCCCTGCTGGACCCTTTAGCTGCTCCGGCGGGCGCTGGTCCGGAGGATGtgctctctttccctcccacGCTGCTAAAGGCACCGGGGGACACCCTGAGTGATGCCAGGTTCGCTGGTGGGGAGGACAGCTCGTGGCCTGCCCAGAGGAACAAGTACGAGTGCGAGCCCTTCCCTTGGCAGAACCCTGGGGAGCTGGGCCTCCAGGATGTGCAGAAGCCGAGCGGGCTCCCCCCTGAGAGCACCCCGCTCTTCCGGCAGCTCTTTCTCAAGTCCCAGGAGTCCCTGGTGAGCCATGAGCAGATGCAGGTGTTCCAAATGATCACCAAATCCCAGCGGATCTTCTCCCACACCCAGGTAGCAGCAGCTCCCTCTCAGCTCCCACTCCCAGAGACCAAGCAGGCTTTGCTGAAACCACTGCAGGGCGTGTGGCAGCAGCCTCTGGCCCCAGGGGCTGACTCGTTCCATGCTCTCCCGGGAAACCCGGAGCAGGAGGGGTCGCCGGCCCGCAGGAGAAAGACCCAGGCCCTGTTTCCAAGAGAGTCTTCACCTGGGAGCACGAGGCGGGACTCCAAGGGAGGGCCCAAAGTGGCCCCTGCTTTGCCTTCCCTTGGATCGTCCCTGGACCCTTGCGGGAATCCCGACGCTTCTATGACTAAGCAGTTGCGGTCAGCCAAAGGGAGCGTAGGTCTGGGGGATGTTTTCTCCCCAGCGCATCCTCGGCCGTCTCCGTCGGGGGTGGAAGAGCCAGCTGGAGGCCAGTTCCATTCCAAGCTGTCTCAGACGGAGAACGGCGCGCCCTCGGCCTCCAAAGGGGACAAGAGTCAGACCTGTGCCAGAGAAATGGGCTATCGACTCTTCTCCGGCAGCACCAGAGCCCAGCGGTTCTCTGGTTTCCGCAAGGACAAAGTGAAGATGGACATGTGCTGTGCAGCCTCTCCAAGCCAGGTGGCCATGGCTTCCTTCTCCTCAGCCGGAGCCTCGGCGGAGCCCACGCGGGACATGAAGTCCAAGCTGACCATCTTCAACAGGATCCAG GGCGGGAACATCTACAGGTTGCCCAACCCAGTGAGGGACGAGAGCCTGGTGACCGGATG CAACCAGCTCAATGGTGTGTCTCCGGACTGGACGGAGCCCAGAAGCACTTATGTCTGTAAGAACTGCAGCCAGATGTTCTACACTGAGAAGGGGCTGAGCAGTCACATGTGTTTTCACAGTGACCAGTGGCCATCACCAAGAGGGAGACAGGAGCAGCAG GTATATAACACGGAATATTGCAAACCCCAGAGATTGGTCCTGAGGCCAGAGGGGGACGGACAGAGTCCACCAGGAGCCAAGAGGCCTTTGGAAGACCTTGCCGCAGCGCCTTTGGTGACTCCCGTGTCTGTCCCTGTGCCAGCTGGGAGCCGACCTCCAGGGAGCCTGACCAAG GGACATGAGAGGGCTGGTCGAGAGGAGAGAGACACTAAGGAAACCAGTCagcacagaaaaagaaaaaaacgcCCCCAGCCCAAGGCATTATttatccctcctccaccttcgGTTTTTGGAGAGATCCAGCCTGGCCCCGGAGGCTGCTATCAGAGCTGTCTGCGTTCCCCCGTGTTCCTGGTCGACCATCTCCTGAAGGGTTTATTCCAGTGTTCTCCATACACACCGCCGCCAATGCTCAGCCCGATCCGGGAGGGGTCAGGATTATACTTCAACACTCTCTTCTCCACGTCCGCTCATTCTGGTCCCGAGAGGCTCTACGGGGCTGTCCTGG ACCAAGTGGATGGCTCTTTTGGAATCGCTGTGGTCAAAGACGACACCAAGATCAGCATTGAGCC ACACATCAATATAGGGAGCCGGTTTCAGGCAGAGATCCCAAAGCCCAGAGAGATTTCTCTGGCAGAAGGTGACCAGCATGGCGCTTCACTGGTGTGGAAGCCATGGGGAGATGTGATGACCAACCCAGACACGCAGGAGAGAG TGACTGAGCTATGTAACGTGGCCTGCTCCAGTGTGATGCCAGGAGGGGGGACCAATCTGGAACTCGCCCTCCACTGCCTGCATGAAGCCCAGGGGGATATCCGG GATGCTCTGGAGACCCTGTTACTTAGAGGACCCCAGAAGGCTCCATCTCATCCTCTGGCTGATTACCGTTACACAG GTTCAGATATCTGGACCCCTGTGGAGAAGAGACTGTTCAAGAAGGCTTTCTGTGCCCACAAGAAGGATTTTTATCTGATACACAAGACG GTAAGCTGCAGCCCCCGAGACCGGCTCAGTCACCGGCCCACCCCCGAGCTGAAGATCAAAACGAAGAGTTACAAGAGAGAGGCCAACGTGACCTCGAGCCCGACCATCGGCCCCAAGAGGACGCCGGAGCCGCCAGGGAGCGCGGAGAGCCAGGGCGTGTTTCCCTGCCGGGAGTGTGAGAG GGTGTTCGATAAGATTAAGAGTCGAAACGCCCACATGAAGCGCCATCGCCTGCAGGAGCACGTGGAGCCTCTGGTCAGAATGAAGTGGCCCGTGAAGCCCTTTAGGAGTGAGCCgcgagatgaggaagaggaggaggaagctgGGGCGGAGGGGGGCCCCCTCCGGTGGTGA
- the ZNF541 gene encoding zinc finger protein 541 isoform X1: MDQYSLGDDGALQSEMHLPGFSESQGLNCSDTLNRDLCPNTRDLLYAGLSSLDLDPGLPTPDMASEALEDNLDALSLYSGKEGDSAKLLEEYADSDSQPSLQDLGLGVLKASKEADEGGRTSSGSARKGKRQHSSPQNPFLDCSLCGKVFSSASSLSKHYLTHSQERKHVCKICSKAFKRQDHLTGHMLTHQKTKPFVCIEQGCSKSYCDYRSLRRHYEVQHGLCILKEAPPEEEACGDSPHAHEAAGQAGPSSLRTLVPSEARSPSSLLPNRDLLRCIVSSIVHQKLPSPGPATAGAPDVDGRGSLCPCPSSAGSVSCTPANALAPTGALGIEPPEEPRPPRKDPPPSDMFTVIHSGNLAAMAPGGENGASDPADSELPFLPLPSAGLESWSDGGTLPCLPLFRGQAVSASSQPSSHNFQWVRNLPGCPKSKGNSVYVVHKPAPVPARDGSEPGPGPGPVSPLLDPLAAPAGAGPEDVLSFPPTLLKAPGDTLSDARFAGGEDSSWPAQRNKYECEPFPWQNPGELGLQDVQKPSGLPPESTPLFRQLFLKSQESLVSHEQMQVFQMITKSQRIFSHTQVAAAPSQLPLPETKQALLKPLQGVWQQPLAPGADSFHALPGNPEQEGSPARRRKTQALFPRESSPGSTRRDSKGGPKVAPALPSLGSSLDPCGNPDASMTKQLRSAKGSVGLGDVFSPAHPRPSPSGVEEPAGGQFHSKLSQTENGAPSASKGDKSQTCAREMGYRLFSGSTRAQRFSGFRKDKVKMDMCCAASPSQVAMASFSSAGASAEPTRDMKSKLTIFNRIQGGNIYRLPNPVRDESLVTGCNQLNGVSPDWTEPRSTYVCKNCSQMFYTEKGLSSHMCFHSDQWPSPRGRQEQQVYNTEYCKPQRLVLRPEGDGQSPPGAKRPLEDLAAAPLVTPVSVPVPAGSRPPGSLTKGHERAGREERDTKETSQHRKRKKRPQPKALFIPPPPSVFGEIQPGPGGCYQSCLRSPVFLVDHLLKGLFQCSPYTPPPMLSPIREGSGLYFNTLFSTSAHSGPERLYGAVLDQVDGSFGIAVVKDDTKISIEPHINIGSRFQAEIPKPREISLAEGDQHGASLVWKPWGDVMTNPDTQERVTELCNVACSSVMPGGGTNLELALHCLHEAQGDIRDALETLLLRGPQKAPSHPLADYRYTGSDIWTPVEKRLFKKAFCAHKKDFYLIHKTIQTKNVAQCVEYYYIWKKMIKFDCGRAPGLEKRVKREQDEVERTEEKVSCSPRDRLSHRPTPELKIKTKSYKREANVTSSPTIGPKRTPEPPGSAESQGVFPCRECERVFDKIKSRNAHMKRHRLQEHVEPLVRMKWPVKPFRSEPRDEEEEEEAGAEGGPLRW, encoded by the exons ATGGACCAGTACAGCCTTGGGGATGATGGTGCCCTTCAGTCAGAGATGCATCTTCCTGGATTTTCAGAGAGCCAGGGGCTGAACTGCAGTGACACCCTCAATCGGGATCTGTGCCCCAACACAAGAGACCTGCTCTATGCTGGCCTGAGCAGCTTAGACCTGGACCCGGGCCTCCCAACACCAGATATGGCCAGTGAGGCTCTGGAGGACAACCTTGATGCCCTCTCTTTGTattcagggaaggagggagactcGGCAAAGCTGTTGGAGGAATATGCTGACTCAGACTCACAGCCTTCCTTGCAGG ATCTGGGGCTGGGCGTTCTGAAGGCTTCTAAAGAAGCAGATGAAGGAGGCAGGACCAGCTCGGGCAGTGCCAGGAAAGGAAAACGGCAGCACAGCTCCCCCCAGAACCCGTTCCTGGATTGCAGCCTCTGTGGAAAGGTGTTCAGCAGCGCCAGCTCCCTTAGCAAACACTACTTGACGCACAGCCAGGAGAGGAAACACGTCTGCAAAATCTGCAGCAAGGCCTTTAAGCGTCAGGACCACCT GACTGGACACATGCTGACCCATCAGAAAACCAAACCTTTTGTGTGCATTGAGCAGGGCTGCAGCAAGAGCTACTGTGATTATCGTTCCCTGCGCCGACACTATGAGGTGCAGCATGGCCTGTGTATCCTGAAGGAGGCCCCTCCAGAAGAGGAAGCCTGTGGGGACTCCCCCCATGCCCACGAGGCCGCCGGCCAGGCCGGGCCCAGCAGCCTCCGAACCCTGGTGCCCTCCGAGGCCCGCTCCCCCAGCTCCCTCCTGCCCAACCGAGATCTCCTGCGGTGCATTGTGAGCAGCATTGTCCACCAGAAGCTCCCCTCACCCGGCCCAGCCACTGCAGGGGCACCAGATGTGGATGGGAGGGGCTCACTGTGCCCCTGTCCATCCAGTGCGGGCTCTGTCTCCTGTACTCCTGCCAATGCCCTGGCACCCACGGGAGCCCTGGGCATTGAGCCTCCCGAGGAGCCTCGTCCCCCAAGAAAGGATCCGCCCCCCTCTGACATGTTCACGGTTATCCACTCGGGGAACCTGGCAGCCATGGCCCCAGGGGGAGAGAATGGAGCCTCTGACCCAGCCGATTCAGAACTGCCTTTTCTCCCACTCCCGTCTGCTGGGCTGGAAAGTTGGTCCGATGGGGGGACCCTGCCTTGCCTGCCTCTCTTCCGGGGCCAGGCGGTCTCAGCCAGCTCCCAGCCATCTAGTCACAACTTCCAGTGGGTCAGGAACCTGCCTGGCTGCCCCAAGAGCAAAGGGAACAGTGTCTATGTGGTCCACAAGCCGGCTCCGGTACCTGCCCGGGACGGCTCCGAGCCGGGGCCCGGGCCCGGGCCTGTGTCCCCCCTGCTGGACCCTTTAGCTGCTCCGGCGGGCGCTGGTCCGGAGGATGtgctctctttccctcccacGCTGCTAAAGGCACCGGGGGACACCCTGAGTGATGCCAGGTTCGCTGGTGGGGAGGACAGCTCGTGGCCTGCCCAGAGGAACAAGTACGAGTGCGAGCCCTTCCCTTGGCAGAACCCTGGGGAGCTGGGCCTCCAGGATGTGCAGAAGCCGAGCGGGCTCCCCCCTGAGAGCACCCCGCTCTTCCGGCAGCTCTTTCTCAAGTCCCAGGAGTCCCTGGTGAGCCATGAGCAGATGCAGGTGTTCCAAATGATCACCAAATCCCAGCGGATCTTCTCCCACACCCAGGTAGCAGCAGCTCCCTCTCAGCTCCCACTCCCAGAGACCAAGCAGGCTTTGCTGAAACCACTGCAGGGCGTGTGGCAGCAGCCTCTGGCCCCAGGGGCTGACTCGTTCCATGCTCTCCCGGGAAACCCGGAGCAGGAGGGGTCGCCGGCCCGCAGGAGAAAGACCCAGGCCCTGTTTCCAAGAGAGTCTTCACCTGGGAGCACGAGGCGGGACTCCAAGGGAGGGCCCAAAGTGGCCCCTGCTTTGCCTTCCCTTGGATCGTCCCTGGACCCTTGCGGGAATCCCGACGCTTCTATGACTAAGCAGTTGCGGTCAGCCAAAGGGAGCGTAGGTCTGGGGGATGTTTTCTCCCCAGCGCATCCTCGGCCGTCTCCGTCGGGGGTGGAAGAGCCAGCTGGAGGCCAGTTCCATTCCAAGCTGTCTCAGACGGAGAACGGCGCGCCCTCGGCCTCCAAAGGGGACAAGAGTCAGACCTGTGCCAGAGAAATGGGCTATCGACTCTTCTCCGGCAGCACCAGAGCCCAGCGGTTCTCTGGTTTCCGCAAGGACAAAGTGAAGATGGACATGTGCTGTGCAGCCTCTCCAAGCCAGGTGGCCATGGCTTCCTTCTCCTCAGCCGGAGCCTCGGCGGAGCCCACGCGGGACATGAAGTCCAAGCTGACCATCTTCAACAGGATCCAG GGCGGGAACATCTACAGGTTGCCCAACCCAGTGAGGGACGAGAGCCTGGTGACCGGATG CAACCAGCTCAATGGTGTGTCTCCGGACTGGACGGAGCCCAGAAGCACTTATGTCTGTAAGAACTGCAGCCAGATGTTCTACACTGAGAAGGGGCTGAGCAGTCACATGTGTTTTCACAGTGACCAGTGGCCATCACCAAGAGGGAGACAGGAGCAGCAG GTATATAACACGGAATATTGCAAACCCCAGAGATTGGTCCTGAGGCCAGAGGGGGACGGACAGAGTCCACCAGGAGCCAAGAGGCCTTTGGAAGACCTTGCCGCAGCGCCTTTGGTGACTCCCGTGTCTGTCCCTGTGCCAGCTGGGAGCCGACCTCCAGGGAGCCTGACCAAG GGACATGAGAGGGCTGGTCGAGAGGAGAGAGACACTAAGGAAACCAGTCagcacagaaaaagaaaaaaacgcCCCCAGCCCAAGGCATTATttatccctcctccaccttcgGTTTTTGGAGAGATCCAGCCTGGCCCCGGAGGCTGCTATCAGAGCTGTCTGCGTTCCCCCGTGTTCCTGGTCGACCATCTCCTGAAGGGTTTATTCCAGTGTTCTCCATACACACCGCCGCCAATGCTCAGCCCGATCCGGGAGGGGTCAGGATTATACTTCAACACTCTCTTCTCCACGTCCGCTCATTCTGGTCCCGAGAGGCTCTACGGGGCTGTCCTGG ACCAAGTGGATGGCTCTTTTGGAATCGCTGTGGTCAAAGACGACACCAAGATCAGCATTGAGCC ACACATCAATATAGGGAGCCGGTTTCAGGCAGAGATCCCAAAGCCCAGAGAGATTTCTCTGGCAGAAGGTGACCAGCATGGCGCTTCACTGGTGTGGAAGCCATGGGGAGATGTGATGACCAACCCAGACACGCAGGAGAGAG TGACTGAGCTATGTAACGTGGCCTGCTCCAGTGTGATGCCAGGAGGGGGGACCAATCTGGAACTCGCCCTCCACTGCCTGCATGAAGCCCAGGGGGATATCCGG GATGCTCTGGAGACCCTGTTACTTAGAGGACCCCAGAAGGCTCCATCTCATCCTCTGGCTGATTACCGTTACACAG GTTCAGATATCTGGACCCCTGTGGAGAAGAGACTGTTCAAGAAGGCTTTCTGTGCCCACAAGAAGGATTTTTATCTGATACACAAGACG ATTCAGACAAAGAATGTGGCTCAGTGTGTTGAGTATTATTATatctggaaaaaaatgataaagtttgACTGCGGCCGAGCCCCAGGGCTAGAAAAGAGGGTCAAGAGAGAGCAGGATGAGGTAGAAAGGACAGAAGAAAAG GTAAGCTGCAGCCCCCGAGACCGGCTCAGTCACCGGCCCACCCCCGAGCTGAAGATCAAAACGAAGAGTTACAAGAGAGAGGCCAACGTGACCTCGAGCCCGACCATCGGCCCCAAGAGGACGCCGGAGCCGCCAGGGAGCGCGGAGAGCCAGGGCGTGTTTCCCTGCCGGGAGTGTGAGAG GGTGTTCGATAAGATTAAGAGTCGAAACGCCCACATGAAGCGCCATCGCCTGCAGGAGCACGTGGAGCCTCTGGTCAGAATGAAGTGGCCCGTGAAGCCCTTTAGGAGTGAGCCgcgagatgaggaagaggaggaggaagctgGGGCGGAGGGGGGCCCCCTCCGGTGGTGA